The Cohnella abietis genome has a segment encoding these proteins:
- a CDS encoding glycoside hydrolase family 36 protein has product MLKQLLSEFTLNDMKLEYWMQPSSQQVGLLLLPVHLAEKVDVAKEYAVDPLIQVKLIGDDYPGGFSQGKTMRNSQSVLGFKYDSQYVMEDEKGKHIVTLLKNDRKHIIEHKLSYYPEFAACEVGTTFINQNTEAVQLEMLSSFSMGGMTPFRAGDTPASLVLHRMRSKWSNEGRLETLAIEDLQLEPSWAKFGVQSERFGQVGSMPVRGYFPWAAIEDTKMNIIWAAQLAHAASWQMEVYRRDDAICLSGGLADREFGHWVKTLKPNERLVSPKAYLTVAEGHIDQVAQRLTAIQAKALSRIPEVEKDLPIIFNEFCTTWGNPSHDNISNIAKKLEGKGITYLVIDAGWYIEEGKSWESNMGDWNVSPQLFPQGLEATIQEIRKNGLIPGIWFELETCGPLADSYARTEHLLHRDGIPITSGARRFWDFKDPYVVEYLTEKVIRFIQKYEFGYLKIDYNETIGIGCDGVESMGEGLRQQMEAVEAFLQKMQKEIPELVIENCSSGGHRLEPSMMGLTSMASFSDAHEELEIPIIAANLHRAILPRQSQIWAVLRKTDSLHRLTYSMVNTFLGRMCLSGDIYDLEEEQWKVIDEGIRFYKKISTIIKEGFSYRYGPTINSYRHPEGWQAVMRVSSDRSQVLVIFHTFGGHLPEQIDIQLPFDGTYVIDSIYSEDQQRIKLQEGMLVYHTQGEFHAAAVLLASV; this is encoded by the coding sequence TTGCTTAAACAATTACTTTCCGAATTTACATTAAACGATATGAAACTGGAGTATTGGATGCAGCCCTCTTCCCAACAGGTAGGGCTGTTACTGCTGCCTGTTCATTTAGCAGAAAAAGTAGATGTGGCCAAAGAGTATGCGGTGGACCCTTTGATCCAAGTTAAGCTAATTGGAGATGATTATCCAGGGGGATTCTCGCAGGGGAAAACGATGCGTAATTCACAATCTGTGCTGGGTTTTAAATATGATAGCCAATATGTGATGGAAGACGAAAAGGGTAAACATATCGTGACCCTCTTAAAAAATGATAGAAAGCATATTATCGAGCATAAGCTTTCTTATTACCCAGAGTTTGCTGCTTGCGAAGTTGGGACTACGTTTATTAATCAAAATACAGAAGCAGTCCAGCTTGAGATGTTATCTAGTTTTTCTATGGGTGGAATGACGCCATTCAGAGCGGGTGATACACCCGCTTCACTAGTTTTGCATCGAATGAGGAGTAAGTGGAGTAATGAAGGACGTCTAGAGACGTTAGCAATTGAAGACCTTCAGTTGGAGCCATCGTGGGCGAAGTTTGGGGTGCAAAGCGAGCGATTTGGCCAAGTAGGGTCTATGCCGGTGAGAGGCTACTTTCCTTGGGCCGCTATTGAAGATACGAAAATGAATATCATTTGGGCAGCCCAACTGGCTCATGCTGCCTCTTGGCAGATGGAAGTTTACCGACGTGATGATGCGATTTGTTTGTCCGGGGGACTTGCAGACAGAGAATTCGGCCATTGGGTTAAGACGTTGAAGCCTAATGAACGGCTTGTTAGCCCTAAAGCTTATCTTACAGTTGCGGAAGGTCATATAGACCAAGTTGCCCAAAGGCTTACGGCTATTCAGGCCAAAGCCCTTTCGCGAATTCCGGAAGTGGAGAAGGATTTGCCGATTATATTTAACGAATTTTGCACGACATGGGGAAATCCATCCCATGACAATATTTCGAATATTGCCAAGAAGCTCGAGGGTAAAGGGATTACTTATTTGGTCATCGATGCGGGCTGGTATATAGAGGAAGGGAAAAGCTGGGAAAGCAATATGGGCGATTGGAATGTCTCTCCACAATTATTCCCCCAAGGGCTAGAGGCGACTATTCAAGAAATTCGCAAAAACGGCCTTATTCCGGGAATTTGGTTCGAGTTGGAAACCTGTGGACCGCTGGCGGATTCTTATGCACGGACAGAACACCTGTTGCATCGGGACGGAATTCCGATTACTTCGGGTGCCCGGCGGTTTTGGGACTTTAAAGATCCCTATGTCGTTGAATATTTAACGGAAAAGGTCATTCGTTTTATTCAGAAATACGAGTTCGGTTATCTGAAAATTGATTATAACGAGACCATTGGAATTGGCTGTGATGGTGTTGAATCGATGGGAGAAGGCTTGCGACAGCAGATGGAAGCTGTAGAGGCTTTTTTACAAAAGATGCAGAAGGAAATACCGGAGCTTGTCATTGAAAATTGCTCATCCGGAGGGCACAGATTGGAGCCTTCGATGATGGGGTTAACTTCGATGGCTTCTTTCTCGGATGCGCATGAAGAATTGGAAATCCCGATCATAGCCGCGAATCTTCATCGGGCGATCTTACCAAGACAAAGTCAAATATGGGCGGTTCTACGAAAAACAGATTCTCTCCATAGATTGACTTATTCCATGGTAAATACATTTCTAGGACGTATGTGCTTGTCTGGGGACATTTATGACCTTGAAGAAGAACAATGGAAGGTTATCGATGAAGGTATTCGTTTTTATAAGAAAATTTCCACAATCATTAAAGAAGGCTTCAGTTATCGTTACGGACCAACAATTAATAGTTATAGACATCCTGAAGGCTGGCAGGCTGTTATGCGGGTTAGCTCTGACCGATCTCAGGTTCTCGTTATTTTCCATACCTTCGGAGGTCACTTACCAGAACAGATCGACATTCAATTACCGTTTGATGGGACATACGTCATTGATTCTATTTATTCTGAAGATCAACAGAGAATCAAGCTCCAAGAAGGCATGCTGGTCTATCATACACAAGGGGAATTCCATGCTGCGGCAGTGTTACTAGCTTCTGTTTGA
- a CDS encoding sialate O-acetylesterase yields MNKPLRLDPLFNDHMVIQRDKPFFVWGTGLDGIRVTVTCRSVSAAVEIHEGQWRVAFPAMGVGEPSELIVQSEGITLTLVDVVFGDVWLAGGQSNMEWPLSKSTDGQSVIEAANLPLLRYYDVPKVAFEEAGINYKGKWKRLTPENAGGLSAVAYYYARELIASENVPIGIIGCNWGATSASCWIDKEVLKSDPELSMYPKEFEEQMQGFNWQEFIQENKEYVEAISQFNKRIELGFEGEERGPFPWPAPLNPHSFARPSGLYETMLRKVFSYRIKGVIYYQGESDVNHPELYSQLLEALILDWRRQWQDKELPFFFVQLPIYAYNNNPAGEEWPLIREAQQLVAERVPYTGMAVLLDCGEAADIHPADKKPVGERLALLALDKVYGRTVKSSGPVFSSCSTEQGQVFIHFAHAEAGLIIRAGDQVAGFEVAAEDGEFISATAEISGNTVKVSHVEVPSPRYVRYGWANVTDANLLGVDGLPAAPFLKACPT; encoded by the coding sequence ATGAATAAGCCGCTGCGGCTAGACCCGCTTTTTAATGATCATATGGTTATTCAAAGGGATAAGCCCTTTTTTGTTTGGGGAACAGGCCTTGATGGGATAAGGGTGACAGTGACTTGCCGTAGTGTAAGTGCCGCCGTTGAAATTCATGAGGGCCAATGGAGAGTAGCTTTTCCAGCTATGGGAGTAGGAGAGCCCAGTGAATTAATCGTGCAATCGGAGGGAATTACCCTTACTCTGGTGGATGTTGTATTCGGAGATGTCTGGCTAGCAGGAGGGCAATCTAATATGGAGTGGCCTTTGAGTAAAAGTACTGATGGACAGTCTGTCATAGAAGCTGCGAACTTACCATTGCTGCGATATTATGATGTGCCAAAGGTTGCTTTTGAGGAAGCAGGGATTAATTATAAGGGCAAATGGAAGAGGCTTACTCCAGAAAATGCAGGAGGATTATCTGCCGTTGCTTACTATTATGCACGAGAGCTTATCGCTTCTGAAAATGTTCCAATCGGGATTATCGGCTGCAATTGGGGGGCGACCTCCGCTTCTTGCTGGATTGATAAAGAGGTATTGAAGTCTGATCCGGAGCTTTCTATGTATCCAAAGGAATTCGAGGAACAGATGCAGGGCTTTAATTGGCAAGAATTTATTCAAGAAAATAAGGAATATGTAGAAGCGATTAGCCAATTTAATAAAAGGATCGAGTTAGGGTTTGAAGGAGAAGAGCGTGGGCCTTTCCCTTGGCCAGCTCCATTAAATCCGCATAGCTTTGCGCGACCTAGTGGTTTGTATGAAACGATGCTTCGTAAAGTATTCTCTTATAGGATTAAAGGTGTTATCTATTATCAGGGTGAAAGTGATGTAAACCACCCAGAATTATATAGTCAATTGCTAGAAGCTCTCATCTTAGATTGGCGTAGGCAATGGCAGGATAAAGAGCTCCCTTTTTTCTTCGTACAGCTACCGATTTATGCTTACAATAATAATCCAGCGGGCGAAGAATGGCCCTTGATTAGAGAAGCGCAGCAGCTTGTAGCTGAGAGGGTTCCTTATACGGGGATGGCTGTATTATTAGATTGCGGAGAAGCCGCAGACATTCATCCTGCAGATAAAAAGCCTGTTGGTGAGCGTTTAGCTTTATTAGCACTGGATAAAGTATATGGCAGAACGGTTAAGAGCTCGGGACCTGTGTTTAGTTCGTGTAGCACCGAGCAGGGTCAAGTATTTATCCACTTTGCTCATGCAGAAGCGGGCTTAATCATTCGAGCTGGAGATCAAGTAGCCGGGTTCGAGGTAGCAGCTGAGGATGGCGAATTTATATCGGCAACAGCTGAAATTAGTGGGAATACAGTTAAGGTTAGTCATGTCGAGGTTCCCTCTCCGCGTTATGTCCGGTACGGCTGGGCAAATGTCACTGATGCCAATTTGTTAGGAGTAGATGGTCTGCCGGCTGCTCCGTTTCTTAAAGCTTGCCCGACCTAA